The Canis lupus familiaris isolate Mischka breed German Shepherd chromosome 19, alternate assembly UU_Cfam_GSD_1.0, whole genome shotgun sequence genome contains a region encoding:
- the LYPD6B gene encoding ly6/PLAUR domain-containing protein 6B isoform X2: MLPLRHALAVAVVHIFILSESWALAKNINFYNVRPPLDPTPFPNSFKCFTCENAGDNYNCNRWAEDKWCPQNTRYCLTVHHFTSHGRSTSITKKCASRSECHSVGCHHSRDSEHTECRSCCEGMICNVELPTNHSNAVLAVTRAPGTSGGPAPRLQLPGLPALAWASVLLLL, encoded by the exons ATGCTGCCCCTCCGTCACGCTCTGGCCGTAGCTGTCGTCCACATCTTTATCTTATCAGAAAGCTGGGCTTTGGCCAAGAACATCAACTTCTACAACGTGAGGCCGCCTCTTGACC ctaCACCATTTCCAAACAGCTTCAAGTGTTTTACCTGTGAAAATGCGGGAGATAATTATAACTGCAATCGATGGGCAGAAGACAAATGGTGTCCACAAA ATACGCGGTACTGCCTGACAGTTCACCACTTTACCAGTCACGGAAGAAGTACATCTATCACCAAAAAATGTGCCTCCAGAAGTGAATGTCATTCTGTTGGCTGCCACCACAGCCGAGACTCTGAACACACA GAGTGCAGGTCTTGCTGCGAAGGGATGATCTGTAACGTGGAGCTGCCCACCAACCACTCCAACGCCGTCCTGGCCGTGACGCGCGCCCCGGGGACGTCGgggggccccgccccccgcctgcaGCTGCCCGGCCTGCCCGCGCTCGCCTGGGCCTCGGTGCTGCTGCTCCTGTGA
- the LYPD6B gene encoding ly6/PLAUR domain-containing protein 6B isoform X1 has product MLPLRHALAVAVVHIFILSESWALAKNINFYNVRPPLDPTPFPNSFKCFTCENAGDNYNCNRWAEDKWCPQSRSQLPLRGVLRRRGVRCSALRGRGVLRGRAQAPENCPDTRYCLTVHHFTSHGRSTSITKKCASRSECHSVGCHHSRDSEHTECRSCCEGMICNVELPTNHSNAVLAVTRAPGTSGGPAPRLQLPGLPALAWASVLLLL; this is encoded by the exons ATGCTGCCCCTCCGTCACGCTCTGGCCGTAGCTGTCGTCCACATCTTTATCTTATCAGAAAGCTGGGCTTTGGCCAAGAACATCAACTTCTACAACGTGAGGCCGCCTCTTGACC ctaCACCATTTCCAAACAGCTTCAAGTGTTTTACCTGTGAAAATGCGGGAGATAATTATAACTGCAATCGATGGGCAGAAGACAAATGGTGTCCACAAA GCAGAAGTCAGCTACCCCTGCGGGGTGTGCTCCGGCGTCGCGGGGTTCGATGCTCAGCCCTGAGAGGCAGGGGAGTGCTCCGGGGAAGAGCACAAGCCCCAGAAAACTGCCCAG ATACGCGGTACTGCCTGACAGTTCACCACTTTACCAGTCACGGAAGAAGTACATCTATCACCAAAAAATGTGCCTCCAGAAGTGAATGTCATTCTGTTGGCTGCCACCACAGCCGAGACTCTGAACACACA GAGTGCAGGTCTTGCTGCGAAGGGATGATCTGTAACGTGGAGCTGCCCACCAACCACTCCAACGCCGTCCTGGCCGTGACGCGCGCCCCGGGGACGTCGgggggccccgccccccgcctgcaGCTGCCCGGCCTGCCCGCGCTCGCCTGGGCCTCGGTGCTGCTGCTCCTGTGA